In Erigeron canadensis isolate Cc75 chromosome 8, C_canadensis_v1, whole genome shotgun sequence, the DNA window GTGGTCCATGTTAACAAGATTTGGATGTAGATTGGCACATTTGAATTTGAAGctctaaaaagataaattttatCTTATAGCTCAGATAGAAGCCTGGTGAACATGTCCAAATCCCTTCTAGATGTTCCGTCTTTGACCGCCTTAGTCGCTGCTTGGCTTAGCTCCTTAACTTTAACTCGCTCGGGTCTATCAACACTTGATGACTCATCCAACAACTGAGCCAACTTGCCTGGGTCAGGAACGCTCTCAGGTCCACCTTCACAAACCCTTAACCCAACACCCAGCTGGTCAACCAATAGCTTAGCATTTGCGTACTGGTCAGCACCCATTGACCATGTCATCATCATTACACCTGCCGCAACTCCTTCCAAAGTCGAGTTCCATCCACAATGAGTCACAAAGGACCCTACGGCTCGATTTCTTAAAATCGCCAACTGCGGGGCCCAACCTTTGACTATAAACCCACGATCACCAACCCGATCTATAAACCCACTTGGGATAAAGCTCGAATCACTTGCCTTCACACACAAAATAAAGTTAACTTTACTAAGCTCGAGTGCACTTGCTAATGAACTCATTTGCTTCTCACTTAATGTAAATCGGCTCCCAAAGCATATATACACGACAGAGTCATCTGACTTCCTGTCCAACCACCTGAAAAGGTCATCAGGTGACACTGCACTGGACCCACCACGTCCAGTGCTAACCAATGGGCCATGTTCATCAGGAAGTAATGGGCCTATGGCCCAAACCCGATCATGGCCCACTTGTTTCTGGATATGATCAATATAAACACCTTCCATCTCTTCAaatgtgttatatataattcCCCAACTTTTCATATTAGCCATCATTCCATCCCTAAAAGATTCCATATCCGGATCTCCCTTTTTATAAAAATGCGATAGTGACAGCTGCCACCACTTCAATTCGGGTACATTGGGGATTTCCGTAAAAGAAACCACAAAATTTTCATCTCCATTGTCATTTCTAGCATTAATCTCACCCACGTCCCGCCATAATGCATGAAAAATGGAAGAACCAAGAGCACCAGAAGGCGAAAAAACTATACGTCGAATACCTAAATGGTTTGCAAGTTCATTAGTCCACCCAAGAAAGAAATCCGAAACAATGGCTACCGGTGGAGAAGGGTGAGTTTCAAACCATTTAACAATGGGCTGAAAAAGTTTTTGTGAGGAAATAACTTTGCCAATAAGGGGATGAGGGGCTGGGCTTATTTCGGGTTCAGGGAAAAGAAGTTTGTGTAGTGACGTGGGGTACGACGAAACGAGAGGTTCGATAAGGGAGAGGTTAGCCGTGATGACGACTATCGTGATGGTCAAGCCGCGGTCGAGGAGGAGGTGAGTGAGGTCGAGTAATGGGATGATATGGCCCGAGCCAGAGAACGGGTAGACTAATAGATGTGTGTTTTTTGTTGATTGTGTcatgtttaattttttgaaagataGTTGGATGTTATGTGGTAAGGAATGCTTTGATATTTATATGCTAAAAACAGGATTAAATGTTtttgtaaagaagaaaaaaaggtttCCTATATACATCATCTTAGAGTGATGTAATGGCTTACGCTTTACGTTTATTTGATTAAAGACGAGTCTAGACGAATATGGTTTATGTCTTTATGATGATAAAGTAAGAAATAATGGACCAGTTTGCACACATTACACTGCCACGTTGACTAGTGATCgactacatataacatattgcatatgaaaatttaatattactcgtaat includes these proteins:
- the LOC122610634 gene encoding UDP-glycosyltransferase 89B2-like, whose product is MTQSTKNTHLLVYPFSGSGHIIPLLDLTHLLLDRGLTITIVVITANLSLIEPLVSSYPTSLHKLLFPEPEISPAPHPLIGKVISSQKLFQPIVKWFETHPSPPVAIVSDFFLGWTNELANHLGIRRIVFSPSGALGSSIFHALWRDVGEINARNDNGDENFVVSFTEIPNVPELKWWQLSLSHFYKKGDPDMESFRDGMMANMKSWGIIYNTFEEMEGVYIDHIQKQVGHDRVWAIGPLLPDEHGPLVSTGRGGSSAVSPDDLFRWLDRKSDDSVVYICFGSRFTLSEKQMSSLASALELSKVNFILCVKASDSSFIPSGFIDRVGDRGFIVKGWAPQLAILRNRAVGSFVTHCGWNSTLEGVAAGVMMMTWSMGADQYANAKLLVDQLGVGLRVCEGGPESVPDPGKLAQLLDESSSVDRPERVKVKELSQAATKAVKDGTSRRDLDMFTRLLSEL